A window from Vibrio cortegadensis encodes these proteins:
- the tadF gene encoding tight adherence pilus pseudopilin TadF — protein MSVTLLKLNNLRSKQKGNFSVEFAIVGLFFSLLIVFSGDVIIKLSIKGKLDRLSYSLVNVLKERTQLYSEDYQITSNEARGMMTIGGNSLSRTLSTYDPTKFGALVEELTFRGISAPNPQKEYRFGGITCNVSKPLSELQHLSVITSWERQASLYRVTFCYETDNWIGDLLGTEFTRVSSSSVMIGR, from the coding sequence ATGAGCGTGACTCTTTTGAAGTTAAATAATTTACGATCTAAACAGAAGGGTAATTTTAGTGTTGAGTTTGCAATCGTAGGTTTGTTTTTCAGTCTGCTCATAGTTTTTAGTGGTGATGTCATCATTAAGCTATCGATTAAAGGTAAGTTAGATAGGCTTTCATACTCTTTAGTCAACGTATTAAAAGAGCGTACACAGTTGTATTCAGAGGACTATCAAATAACGTCAAATGAAGCTCGCGGGATGATGACAATAGGTGGGAATTCGCTTTCAAGAACGTTATCTACCTATGATCCGACTAAGTTTGGCGCTTTAGTTGAAGAGTTAACATTTAGAGGGATAAGTGCCCCTAACCCTCAAAAGGAATATAGATTTGGCGGGATTACTTGTAATGTCAGTAAGCCGTTATCTGAGCTACAGCACTTATCTGTAATTACGTCGTGGGAAAGGCAAGCGAGTCTTTATCGCGTTACTTTTTGTTATGAAACCGACAATTGGATTGGTGATTTGCTCGGGACGGAATTTACGAGAGTGAGTTCTTCTTCAGTGATGATAGGCAGGTAA
- a CDS encoding TadE/TadG family type IV pilus assembly protein: MTIMHLKRKQSGHAALLFAMLIPTLFGIFTLASDGARALQSKARIEDAAEVASLAIAAHNAENKDSTGIGSGSLTNRKIATDYIEQYMVDMTQVSDLKIYKHNCEEISECREGLTRGEARFFQYEVQAKTKHTSWFPGNDAIQGFGETFDVAGAAVARKYQSEAVDVVFAADFSGSMNGGWGGSSQRKYRDLIDIIKDVTVELKRFNDLEDGNDNKIAISPFNYYTYSTRSDNNKKKCDLSQDYYSRGSFDAKTTVDNLWKEKGNETSYNHCKGKNNKLQFKDLFLTSDFSAFNTSVGSFYPNGGTTSYQSIIRSAQMLRKGVNSRRLLIVISDGDDSGYFKTYHQSLVQEGMCTKILQGLGTGMSSDGKPIRARMAVIGFDYEPKNNKALQNCVGAKNVYKAENRDEILNQILELITEEIGHLK; the protein is encoded by the coding sequence ATGACGATTATGCATTTAAAACGTAAGCAGTCTGGACATGCAGCGTTACTATTCGCAATGTTAATTCCTACTTTGTTCGGAATTTTCACACTAGCGAGTGACGGTGCGAGAGCGCTTCAATCAAAAGCAAGAATTGAAGATGCGGCTGAAGTGGCATCACTCGCTATTGCTGCACATAATGCTGAGAATAAAGACAGTACAGGTATAGGTAGCGGAAGTCTCACCAACCGAAAAATTGCAACTGATTATATTGAGCAATATATGGTTGATATGACTCAAGTATCTGACTTAAAAATATATAAGCATAATTGTGAGGAAATCTCTGAATGTAGAGAAGGTTTAACTAGGGGAGAAGCTCGCTTTTTCCAATATGAAGTACAAGCAAAAACAAAACATACTTCTTGGTTCCCAGGTAATGATGCCATTCAAGGTTTTGGTGAAACGTTTGATGTTGCCGGTGCTGCGGTAGCAAGGAAATATCAAAGTGAAGCTGTTGATGTTGTGTTTGCCGCAGATTTTTCAGGGTCCATGAATGGGGGATGGGGCGGGAGCAGTCAACGGAAATACAGAGATCTCATCGACATTATTAAAGACGTAACAGTTGAATTAAAACGATTTAATGATTTAGAAGATGGTAATGATAATAAAATTGCTATATCGCCTTTTAATTATTATACCTATAGCACTCGTAGTGATAACAATAAAAAGAAGTGTGATTTGTCGCAAGACTATTATTCAAGAGGTTCTTTTGACGCAAAAACAACAGTTGATAATTTGTGGAAAGAGAAAGGAAATGAGACAAGCTATAATCATTGTAAGGGAAAAAATAATAAGCTTCAGTTCAAAGACTTATTTCTAACTTCGGATTTCTCTGCATTCAATACTTCGGTGGGCTCGTTCTATCCCAATGGTGGAACAACATCTTATCAATCTATTATTAGAAGTGCGCAGATGCTACGTAAAGGTGTTAATTCACGCCGTCTATTAATTGTTATCTCTGATGGAGATGATTCTGGCTATTTCAAAACGTATCATCAGAGCTTAGTCCAAGAAGGGATGTGCACAAAAATTCTCCAAGGTCTCGGAACGGGTATGTCTTCTGATGGCAAACCAATTAGAGCTAGGATGGCAGTGATTGGGTTTGATTATGAGCCTAAAAATAACAAAGCACTTCAAAACTGTGTCGGTGCAAAAAATGTTTATAAAGCCGAAAACCGAGATGAAATATTGAACCAAATATTAGAGCTAATTACAGAAGAGATAGGCCACCTTAAGTGA
- a CDS encoding TadE/TadG family type IV pilus assembly protein, whose protein sequence is MKKSKGVASIEFVLGFMAFWLMCMAWVEMSYMSYVSAIGDLAVSEAARDSKTHDRDYMQAFQNSINKSDSLWAGVVDGSNFRLSIQYLGSVNDLENMVDPCVIPDGDNSQECGIAKDSSIAVYRIDYDFNSIFTYFMDSTSIFSREVIVIQEYERDSFEVK, encoded by the coding sequence ATGAAAAAGAGTAAAGGTGTCGCTTCTATAGAGTTTGTACTGGGTTTCATGGCCTTTTGGCTGATGTGTATGGCCTGGGTGGAAATGAGTTATATGTCTTATGTTTCTGCCATCGGCGATTTAGCTGTTTCGGAAGCCGCTCGCGACTCGAAAACACATGATCGTGATTACATGCAAGCATTCCAAAATTCTATTAATAAGAGTGATTCACTGTGGGCTGGAGTGGTCGATGGGAGTAATTTTCGGTTATCTATTCAATATTTAGGGTCTGTTAATGATCTTGAGAACATGGTTGATCCATGTGTTATACCAGATGGTGATAATAGCCAAGAGTGCGGTATAGCAAAAGATTCCTCGATCGCCGTCTATCGAATTGACTATGACTTTAACTCAATTTTTACTTATTTCATGGACAGCACCTCGATATTTAGTCGTGAAGTTATTGTGATACAGGAGTATGAGCGTGACTCTTTTGAAGTTAAATAA
- a CDS encoding type II secretion system F family protein, translating into MLFFAYKTSKRESLLTKFTLNQNSHESSQNKPTLEKLGHQVSSLISTNQEEVSSKFYAAGFYNFKLASLYMPFKYSLLLFGAGFIYWYGLQQQLELSTLVAIGATWLVLCIIVPDAILDSRSKALRNKISNQLPYLLDLMAVCVQTGMTIESAMSYLAKEMKGFDKDISHFLNKTNDRSRIVGLDKALDELYAEIPSNEMRSFVMTLKQSLQYGTSVYQVLTTLSADIREVQMLGIEEKIGKLAAKMSIPLIVFIMLPIVILIAAPGVMRMMSGV; encoded by the coding sequence TTGCTATTTTTTGCTTACAAAACATCTAAGCGTGAAAGCCTTTTAACTAAATTCACCTTAAACCAAAATTCACATGAATCGAGTCAAAATAAGCCGACTTTAGAAAAGTTGGGACACCAAGTATCGTCTCTAATTTCTACCAACCAAGAAGAAGTCTCTAGCAAGTTTTATGCAGCCGGTTTTTATAACTTTAAGCTCGCGAGTCTTTATATGCCATTTAAATACTCTTTACTTCTTTTTGGCGCAGGATTTATATATTGGTATGGTCTCCAGCAACAGCTTGAGTTATCCACTTTAGTCGCTATCGGTGCAACATGGCTAGTCTTATGTATCATCGTTCCTGATGCTATTTTAGATTCTCGCTCAAAGGCGTTAAGAAACAAAATCTCTAATCAATTACCTTATTTGTTAGATCTAATGGCGGTGTGTGTTCAGACTGGTATGACGATTGAATCTGCAATGAGTTACTTGGCAAAAGAGATGAAAGGTTTTGATAAAGATATTAGTCATTTCTTAAATAAAACCAATGACCGTTCTAGAATTGTCGGTTTAGATAAAGCTCTTGATGAATTATATGCTGAGATTCCATCGAATGAGATGCGCAGTTTCGTAATGACTCTTAAGCAAAGTTTGCAATATGGAACATCAGTTTATCAAGTATTAACAACATTATCGGCTGATATCCGTGAAGTTCAAATGTTAGGTATTGAAGAGAAGATTGGTAAATTGGCAGCCAAAATGTCTATACCTTTGATTGTCTTCATTATGTTGCCGATTGTAATTTTAATTGCGGCTCCTGGAGTTATGAGGATGATGTCTGGTGTATAG
- a CDS encoding tetratricopeptide repeat protein, producing the protein MLIKTNNYDQLVLLYKEQLKIKENKATRVKLADAYLNSGDAESALFIISPIALATDADVDVLLIQAHSEYELGSYDRALATAERAHSISKNNADIENLLGVIYAGREDYVKAREYFNLARTHLYDDIKIKNNLAVLDIIEGQYKQAVQKLLPIYLNEDADDQLKANLTLAMAKLGNFEYVKSILGSKYDDVEVFEHFSALKGIERIKDSDVILQTQPISLGKENEKE; encoded by the coding sequence ATGCTGATAAAAACTAATAACTATGATCAGTTGGTTTTACTCTATAAGGAACAGCTAAAGATAAAGGAAAATAAAGCAACCCGTGTCAAATTAGCCGATGCATATTTGAATTCAGGTGACGCAGAGTCTGCTCTGTTTATTATATCGCCTATAGCTTTGGCCACTGATGCAGACGTTGATGTGTTATTGATACAGGCGCACAGCGAATATGAATTAGGAAGTTATGACCGTGCACTTGCTACAGCAGAAAGAGCACATAGTATTAGTAAAAATAATGCTGATATTGAGAATTTGCTTGGTGTGATATATGCCGGAAGAGAAGATTACGTCAAAGCAAGAGAGTATTTTAACCTTGCTCGTACCCATCTATATGATGATATCAAGATAAAAAATAACCTAGCGGTATTAGATATCATTGAAGGACAGTATAAACAAGCAGTACAAAAATTACTGCCGATCTATTTGAACGAAGATGCGGATGATCAATTGAAAGCCAATTTAACTTTAGCGATGGCAAAGCTGGGCAATTTTGAATACGTGAAATCTATTTTGGGTTCAAAGTATGACGATGTTGAAGTTTTTGAGCACTTTTCCGCGTTAAAAGGCATTGAACGCATAAAGGATAGTGATGTCATTCTTCAGACACAACCTATCAGCTTAGGTAAAGAGAATGAAAAAGAGTAA
- a CDS encoding OmpA family protein, which produces MIRKLATVCILLSTSTLTHANNIDNQALSYYCGGDKVEYEKNISVGKGTRVILNEGPFYQIEQTGEYDPTLDFINKQVVSSGVSSDCSEFLLANGQFKPINDGGVIARVYFDFNKSTLTDKSKYVLDNIQRMIKNNNQNLNLEGHTDSVGSKAYNFSLGLKRSKAVEEYLVKKGISKNALSTSSKGENEPLVSNDTAKDRDQNRRVEIQ; this is translated from the coding sequence ATGATTAGAAAACTTGCCACAGTATGTATATTACTCAGTACAAGTACACTGACGCATGCAAATAATATTGATAATCAAGCACTAAGTTACTACTGCGGTGGTGATAAGGTAGAATATGAAAAAAACATTTCTGTAGGTAAAGGAACTCGTGTTATTTTAAATGAAGGGCCTTTCTATCAAATAGAACAAACGGGAGAGTACGATCCGACTCTTGATTTTATTAATAAACAAGTGGTTAGCTCGGGTGTTAGCTCTGATTGTTCTGAATTTTTACTTGCAAATGGGCAATTCAAACCAATTAATGATGGTGGTGTGATTGCTAGAGTGTATTTTGATTTCAACAAATCAACACTTACCGATAAATCTAAGTATGTTTTAGATAATATTCAGCGAATGATTAAAAATAATAATCAAAACTTAAATCTGGAAGGGCATACAGATTCTGTTGGTTCGAAAGCCTACAACTTTTCGTTAGGGCTAAAACGCTCTAAAGCGGTTGAAGAGTACTTGGTAAAGAAAGGCATCAGCAAAAACGCGTTATCAACTTCATCTAAAGGTGAAAATGAACCATTAGTTTCAAATGATACCGCTAAAGATCGTGATCAAAACCGTCGTGTAGAAATACAATAA